From Bosea sp. NBC_00550, the proteins below share one genomic window:
- a CDS encoding GNAT family N-acetyltransferase — protein MLPASETARLSLRRRTIADFEACLAMDRDPEVVKYIPGPWDDATKHEAFLRERIQADFGDGLGYWSIYSRDAERRFLGWILLIPYDGTGPKVEIGWRLNRSAWGRGYGTEAALPFVSYAFEDIGLPEIVADIDIRNVASHRIAEKIGMQHVGDIVHDSIPMKSYALTRYDWR, from the coding sequence ATGCTCCCTGCATCCGAGACCGCTCGCCTATCGCTCCGGCGCCGAACGATCGCCGATTTTGAAGCATGCCTAGCGATGGATCGCGACCCGGAGGTGGTAAAATACATCCCCGGTCCGTGGGACGATGCCACGAAGCATGAGGCTTTTTTGCGCGAACGCATCCAAGCTGATTTTGGAGACGGGCTTGGCTACTGGTCGATATATAGTCGAGATGCAGAGAGGCGTTTTTTAGGCTGGATTCTTTTGATTCCATACGATGGGACAGGGCCCAAGGTAGAAATCGGCTGGCGTCTGAATAGGTCGGCCTGGGGTCGGGGATACGGAACGGAAGCGGCCCTGCCGTTTGTGTCTTATGCCTTCGAAGACATCGGACTGCCCGAGATAGTCGCGGACATCGACATTCGAAATGTCGCCTCTCACCGCATTGCTGAGAAGATTGGAATGCAGCATGTAGGCGATATAGTCCATGATAGCATTCCTATGAAATCATATGCGCTTACACGTTACGACTGGCGATGA
- a CDS encoding arylsulfatase yields MLLGGTVLAATSSYLAGAPVQTAQAQQPAPAPAASAGGRKPNILVIFGDDIGVPQVSAYTMGMMGYRTPNIDRIASEGAIFTDAYGQQSCTAGRASFIIGQEPFRTGLLTIGMPGDPHGIAEWMPTIADALKTAGYATGQFGKNHLGDRDEHLPTRHGFDEFFGNLYHLNAEEEPEGYFYPKDPAFKRQYGPRGVIKSSADGKIEDTGPLDTKRMPTVDEEFLAGAKDFIDRQVKAQKPFFCWFNSTRMHVFTHLKKESVGKTGMGIHADGMAEHDGHVGQLLKQLDDLGITDNTIVLYTTDNGAEIALWPDGAMTMFRGEKGTTWEGGFRIPMRVRWPGVVKPGTQVNEMITLMDWFPTFCAAAGLGDVKEKMKTGFQSGNKTFKVHLDGYNFMPFLKGDEKKGPRETVFYFDQGGNLNALRWNDWKVSFAVASEGNIATATREVTSWAMITNLRMDPYERGMKEGGESMKFFGQQMWLLVPVQTKVKEFFSDFGQYPYQAGSSLNASGINYGLLQQQSALKRLNELERLAPR; encoded by the coding sequence ATGCTTCTCGGCGGGACCGTGCTCGCGGCGACGTCGAGTTATCTTGCCGGCGCGCCGGTCCAGACGGCGCAGGCCCAGCAACCGGCGCCCGCTCCAGCGGCATCGGCCGGCGGAAGAAAGCCCAATATTCTCGTCATCTTCGGCGACGACATCGGCGTCCCGCAGGTCAGCGCCTACACGATGGGGATGATGGGCTATCGCACCCCCAATATCGACCGTATCGCCAGCGAAGGCGCGATCTTCACGGATGCCTACGGCCAGCAGAGCTGCACCGCCGGCCGCGCCTCCTTCATCATCGGGCAGGAACCGTTCCGCACTGGCCTTCTGACGATCGGCATGCCTGGCGATCCGCATGGCATTGCCGAGTGGATGCCGACGATCGCCGACGCGCTCAAGACCGCGGGCTATGCCACCGGCCAGTTCGGCAAGAACCATCTCGGCGACCGCGACGAGCACCTGCCGACGCGCCACGGCTTCGACGAATTCTTCGGCAATCTCTACCATCTCAATGCCGAGGAGGAACCGGAGGGCTATTTCTACCCGAAGGACCCGGCCTTCAAGCGCCAGTACGGCCCACGCGGCGTGATCAAATCGAGCGCGGACGGCAAGATCGAGGATACCGGCCCGCTTGACACCAAGCGCATGCCGACCGTCGACGAGGAATTCCTGGCCGGTGCCAAGGACTTCATCGACCGGCAGGTGAAGGCTCAGAAGCCGTTCTTCTGCTGGTTCAACTCGACGCGCATGCACGTCTTCACCCATCTCAAAAAAGAATCGGTGGGCAAGACCGGCATGGGCATCCATGCCGACGGCATGGCCGAGCATGACGGGCATGTCGGGCAGCTTCTCAAGCAGCTCGACGATCTCGGCATCACCGACAATACCATCGTGCTCTACACCACCGACAACGGCGCCGAGATCGCGCTCTGGCCGGACGGTGCGATGACGATGTTCCGCGGCGAGAAGGGCACGACCTGGGAAGGCGGCTTCCGCATTCCCATGAGGGTGCGCTGGCCGGGCGTGGTGAAGCCCGGCACGCAGGTCAACGAGATGATCACGCTGATGGACTGGTTCCCGACCTTCTGCGCCGCCGCCGGCCTCGGCGACGTCAAGGAGAAGATGAAGACCGGATTCCAGAGCGGCAACAAGACCTTCAAGGTCCATCTCGATGGCTACAACTTCATGCCCTTCCTGAAGGGCGACGAGAAGAAGGGGCCGCGCGAGACGGTGTTCTACTTCGACCAGGGCGGCAATCTCAATGCGCTGCGCTGGAATGACTGGAAGGTCAGCTTCGCTGTTGCCAGCGAAGGCAATATCGCGACCGCCACGCGAGAAGTGACCTCATGGGCGATGATCACCAATCTCCGCATGGATCCCTATGAGCGCGGCATGAAGGAGGGGGGCGAGTCGATGAAGTTCTTTGGCCAGCAGATGTGGCTGCTGGTGCCGGTCCAGACCAAGGTGAAGGAGTTCTTCTCCGACTTCGGCCAGTATCCCTACCAGGCCGGCAGTTCGCTGAACGCCTCCGGCATCAACTACGGGCTGCTGCAGCAGCAGTCTGCCCTGAAGCGCCTGAACGAGCTGGAACGCCTCGCGCCGAGATAA
- the ettA gene encoding energy-dependent translational throttle protein EttA yields MSRQFIYHMRGLSKTYPGGKQVLKDIHLSFYPDAKIGVLGVNGAGKSTLLKIMAGFDKEWTGEAWVAEGARVGYLPQEPKLDETLNVRDNIMLGVAPQKAILDRYNELAMNYSDETADEMTNLQDEIEAKGLWDLDSKVDQAMDALRCPPDDWEVGKLSGGERRRVALCKLLLEQPELLLLDEPTNHLDAETTAWLEGHLRSYPGAILIVTHDRYFLDNVTSWILELDRGQGIPYEGNYSAWSVQKQKRLAQEGREDVSRQKTLEREQEWVSASPKARQAKSKARIQRYDELVQKASNKGPDTAQIIIPIAERLGNNVVDFEDLSKGFQDKLLIDGLSFKLPPGGIVGVIGPNGAGKTTLFKMITGVEKPDAGTIKIGESVQLGYVDQSRDSLDDKKNVWEEISGGNDIIYLGKKEINSRAYCSAFNFKGGDQQKKVGSLSGGERNRVHLAKMLKSGANVLLLDEPTNDLDVDTLRALEEALEDYAGCAVIISHDRWFLDRIATHILSFEGDSHVEWFEGNFAEYEEDKKRRLGIDSTIPKRIQYKKFTR; encoded by the coding sequence ATGTCCCGCCAGTTCATCTACCATATGCGTGGCCTGTCCAAGACCTATCCGGGCGGCAAGCAGGTGCTGAAGGACATCCACCTGTCCTTCTACCCGGACGCCAAGATCGGCGTGCTCGGCGTCAACGGCGCCGGTAAATCGACCCTGCTCAAGATCATGGCAGGGTTCGACAAGGAGTGGACCGGCGAGGCCTGGGTCGCGGAGGGCGCGCGCGTCGGATACCTGCCGCAGGAGCCGAAGCTCGATGAGACGCTGAACGTCCGCGACAACATCATGCTCGGCGTCGCGCCGCAGAAGGCGATCCTCGACCGCTACAACGAACTCGCCATGAACTATTCGGACGAGACCGCCGACGAGATGACCAATCTCCAGGACGAGATCGAGGCCAAGGGGCTGTGGGACCTCGATTCCAAGGTCGACCAGGCGATGGATGCGCTGCGCTGCCCGCCTGATGACTGGGAGGTCGGCAAGCTCTCGGGCGGTGAGCGCCGCCGCGTCGCGCTCTGCAAGCTGCTGCTGGAGCAGCCCGAGCTGCTGCTGCTCGACGAGCCGACCAACCATCTCGACGCCGAGACCACCGCCTGGCTCGAAGGCCATTTGCGCAGCTATCCGGGCGCGATCCTGATCGTCACCCACGATCGCTACTTCCTCGACAACGTCACCAGCTGGATCCTCGAGCTCGATCGCGGCCAGGGCATCCCCTACGAGGGTAACTACTCGGCCTGGTCGGTGCAGAAGCAGAAGCGGCTCGCCCAGGAAGGCCGCGAGGACGTCTCGCGCCAGAAGACGCTTGAGCGTGAGCAGGAGTGGGTTTCGGCCTCGCCCAAGGCCCGGCAGGCCAAGAGCAAAGCCCGCATCCAGCGCTATGACGAACTGGTGCAGAAGGCCTCGAACAAGGGGCCGGACACCGCCCAGATCATCATCCCGATCGCGGAGCGGCTCGGCAACAACGTCGTGGACTTCGAGGATTTGTCGAAGGGCTTCCAGGACAAGCTGCTGATCGACGGGCTGTCCTTCAAGCTGCCGCCGGGCGGCATCGTCGGCGTGATCGGCCCCAACGGCGCCGGCAAGACGACGCTGTTCAAGATGATCACCGGTGTCGAGAAGCCCGATGCCGGCACGATCAAGATCGGCGAGAGCGTCCAGCTCGGCTATGTCGACCAGAGCCGCGACTCGCTCGACGACAAGAAGAACGTCTGGGAAGAGATCTCGGGCGGCAACGACATCATCTATCTCGGCAAGAAAGAGATCAATTCGCGGGCCTATTGCTCGGCCTTCAACTTCAAGGGCGGCGACCAGCAGAAGAAGGTCGGCTCGCTCTCGGGCGGCGAGCGCAACCGCGTCCACCTCGCCAAGATGCTGAAGAGCGGCGCCAACGTCCTGCTGCTCGACGAGCCGACCAACGACCTCGACGTCGACACGCTCAGGGCGCTGGAAGAGGCGCTGGAGGATTACGCGGGCTGCGCCGTGATCATCAGCCACGATCGCTGGTTCCTCGACCGCATCGCGACCCACATCCTCTCCTTCGAGGGCGACAGCCATGTCGAGTGGTTCGAGGGCAACTTCGCCGAGTACGAGGAAGACAAGAAGCGCCGGCTGGGCATCGACTCCACCATCCCGAAGCGGATTCAGTACAAGAAGTTCACGCGCTAA